One region of Chlorobiota bacterium genomic DNA includes:
- a CDS encoding Ppx/GppA family phosphatase, with amino-acid sequence MLPETLAAIDVGTNSFHLIVVRLIRGRKFSVIAKEKVVVRLGESPSQIKHLSEAAMQRGLEAMQLFRDVADRNGSPIRAVATSAVREASNGEEFIERVRQATGIEIDVVSGFEEARLIYLGVMQALPVYNRRIALFDIGGGSTEFLLGERGKVRYANSFKIGAIRMTQRFFPNERITQEQANALRLHIRGEIYHAAQAIRNSGHALTVASSGTAQTVAAMALAARGQAVPEMLNGVRVARAEVKEITERVLRAKSFQERSLLPGVDPRRADILAAGCLTLQTILDECGFEEITISSYALREGIVLDTIHKLQEEEEQEGLAHLSDLRYQTVMKIGRMYHFDEAHGLHVAKLALQIYDALQPLHRLGTTAREHLQAAAILHDIGYYISHADHHKHSGYLIRNSESFGFTNDEIAMIANVARYHRKSHPKSRHPEFAALPATDQHTVRILSAILRIADGFDRTHKQLVESVKATFTSRAITLQFACLQSANPTFEVWSVERKKGLMEEAFERTVTVAPQGE; translated from the coding sequence ATGCTACCCGAAACCCTTGCAGCGATTGACGTTGGCACCAACAGCTTCCACTTGATTGTGGTGCGCTTAATCCGTGGCCGGAAGTTCTCCGTGATCGCCAAAGAAAAAGTGGTTGTGCGGCTTGGAGAAAGCCCTTCGCAGATTAAACACCTGAGCGAAGCCGCCATGCAACGCGGTTTGGAAGCAATGCAACTGTTCCGCGACGTTGCCGACCGCAACGGCTCCCCAATCCGTGCGGTGGCCACCAGCGCGGTTCGGGAGGCATCGAACGGGGAGGAGTTTATCGAGCGGGTTCGGCAAGCAACGGGGATTGAGATTGATGTGGTTTCGGGGTTCGAGGAAGCGCGGTTGATTTATCTGGGGGTGATGCAGGCGTTGCCGGTGTACAATCGCCGCATCGCGCTGTTCGACATTGGCGGCGGAAGCACGGAGTTTTTGTTGGGGGAGCGGGGCAAGGTTCGGTATGCCAACAGCTTCAAGATTGGGGCAATCCGCATGACCCAGCGATTTTTCCCGAACGAGCGCATCACCCAGGAGCAAGCCAACGCCTTGCGCCTGCATATCCGTGGCGAAATCTACCATGCCGCCCAAGCAATCCGCAACAGCGGCCACGCACTGACCGTGGCCAGCAGCGGAACCGCCCAGACAGTTGCAGCAATGGCTCTTGCCGCACGCGGCCAAGCGGTTCCAGAGATGCTGAACGGAGTTCGGGTTGCGCGTGCGGAGGTGAAAGAAATTACCGAGCGGGTTCTGCGCGCCAAAAGTTTCCAGGAGCGTTCGCTGCTCCCGGGCGTGGACCCGCGCCGCGCCGACATCCTTGCCGCCGGCTGCCTGACCTTGCAGACAATTTTGGACGAGTGTGGATTTGAGGAGATCACCATCAGCAGCTACGCCCTGCGCGAGGGGATTGTGCTGGACACCATCCACAAGTTGCAGGAAGAAGAAGAGCAGGAAGGGTTGGCGCACCTTTCCGATCTCCGCTACCAAACGGTGATGAAGATTGGGAGGATGTACCACTTCGATGAAGCGCACGGGCTTCATGTGGCCAAGCTGGCTTTGCAGATCTACGATGCCTTGCAGCCGCTTCACCGTTTGGGGACCACCGCGCGCGAGCATCTGCAGGCCGCGGCAATCTTGCATGATATTGGCTACTACATTTCGCACGCGGACCACCACAAGCACAGTGGCTATTTGATTCGCAACAGCGAGTCGTTCGGGTTCACCAACGATGAGATAGCGATGATTGCCAACGTTGCCCGCTACCACCGGAAATCGCATCCCAAAAGCCGCCATCCTGAGTTTGCGGCATTGCCCGCCACGGACCAGCACACGGTCCGCATCCTTTCCGCCATCCTCCGCATTGCCGACGGCTTCGACCGCACCCACAAGCAGCTTGTGGAGTCGGTGAAAGCAACGTTCACCTCACGCGCCATCACGCTCCAATTTGCTTGCCTCCA